From Pan troglodytes isolate AG18354 chromosome 11, NHGRI_mPanTro3-v2.0_pri, whole genome shotgun sequence, the proteins below share one genomic window:
- the ARHGEF39 gene encoding rho guanine nucleotide exchange factor 39 isoform X1 — protein sequence MELSCPGARCPVQEQRARWERKRACTARELLETERRYQEQLGLVATYFLGILKAKGTLRPPERQALFGSWELIYGASQELLPYLEGGCWGQGLEGFCRHLELYNQFAANSERSQTTLQEQLKKNKGFRRFVRLQEGRPEFGGLQLQDLLPLPLQRLQQYENLVVALAENTGPNSPDHQQLTRAARLISETAQRVHTIGQKQKNDQHLRRVQALLSGRQAKGLTSAAPEQQRSHPPGRWFLRQGWLLVVPPHGEPRPRMFFLFTDVLLMAKPRPPLHLLRSGTFACKALYPMAQCHLSRVFGHSGGPCGGLLSLHGNSKGFSFSLDLSEPCAKRWSLSSCPSLMRSYCLCPQTRRSCHAGTTV from the exons ATGGAGCTCTCCTGCCCCGGTGCGCGGTGCCCGGTGCAAGAGCAGCGTGCCCGCTGGGAGCGGAAACGCGCCTGCACCGCCCGGGAGCTGCTAGAGACCGAGCGGCGCTACCAAGAACAGCTGGGGCTGGTGGCCACG TACTTTTTGGGGATCCTGAAAGCCAAGGGGACCCTGCGACCACCTGAGCGCCAGGCCCTGTTTGGCTCCTGGGAGCTCATCTACGGCGCCAGCCA GGAGCTGCTTCCCTACCTGGAAGGAGGATGCTGGGGCCAAGGGCTGGAGGGCTTCTGCCGCCACTTGGAGCTCTATAACCAATTTGCTGCCAACTCAGAGAGGTCCCAGACCACCCTGCAG GAGcagctaaagaaaaataaaggtttcCGGAGGTTTGTACGGCTTCAGGAAGGCCGCCCTGAGTTTGGGGGCCTTCAGCTCCAGGAcctgctccctctgcctctgcAACGGCTCCAGCA GTATGAGAATCTCGTCGTAgctttggctgaaaacacaggtCCCAACAGCCCTGACCATCAACAGCTCACAC GGGCTGCCCGACTGATAAGTGAGACTGCCCAGAGAGTCCATACTATTGGTCAGAAACAGAAGAATGACCAGCACCTTCGGCGTGTCCAGGCTCTGCTCAGTGGACGCCAGGCAAAGGGGCTGACCTCAG CTGCACCAGAACAACAGCGCTCCCATCCCCCAGGGCGCTGGTTCCTACGCCAGGGCTGGCTGTTGGTGGTGCCTCCCCATGGGGAGCCTCGGCCCCGCATGTTCTTCCTCTTCACTGATGTGCTCCTCATGGCCAAGCCTCGGCCTCCACTGCACCTGCTGCGGAGTGGCACCTTTGCCTGCAAGGCCCTCTACCCCATGGCCCAGTGTCATCTCAGCAGGGTCTTTGGCCACTCAGGAGGCCCTTGTGGTGGGTTACTCAGT CTCCATGGAAACAGCAAGGGCTTCAGCTTTAGCCTGGACCTTTCTGAGCCATGCGCTAAGAGGTGGTCTCTCTCTAGCTGTCCTTCCCTCATGAGAAGCTACTGCTTATGTCCACAGACCAGGAGGAGCTGTCACGCTGGTACCACAGTCTGA
- the ARHGEF39 gene encoding rho guanine nucleotide exchange factor 39 isoform X5, which translates to MELSCPGARCPVQEQRARWERKRACTARELLETERRYQEQLGLVATYFLGILKAKGTLRPPERQALFGSWELIYGASQELLPYLEGGCWGQGLEGFCRHLELYNQFAANSERSQTTLQEQLKKNKGFRRFVRLQEGRPEFGGLQLQDLLPLPLQRLQQYENLVVALAENTGPNSPDHQQLTRAARLISETAQRVHTIGQKQKNDQHLRRVQALLSGRQAKGLTSGRWFLRQGWLLVVPPHGEPRPRMFFLFTDVLLMAKPRPPLHLLRSGTFACKALYPMAQCHLSRVFGHSGGPCGGLLSLSFPHEKLLLMSTDQEELSRWYHSLTWAISSQKN; encoded by the exons ATGGAGCTCTCCTGCCCCGGTGCGCGGTGCCCGGTGCAAGAGCAGCGTGCCCGCTGGGAGCGGAAACGCGCCTGCACCGCCCGGGAGCTGCTAGAGACCGAGCGGCGCTACCAAGAACAGCTGGGGCTGGTGGCCACG TACTTTTTGGGGATCCTGAAAGCCAAGGGGACCCTGCGACCACCTGAGCGCCAGGCCCTGTTTGGCTCCTGGGAGCTCATCTACGGCGCCAGCCA GGAGCTGCTTCCCTACCTGGAAGGAGGATGCTGGGGCCAAGGGCTGGAGGGCTTCTGCCGCCACTTGGAGCTCTATAACCAATTTGCTGCCAACTCAGAGAGGTCCCAGACCACCCTGCAG GAGcagctaaagaaaaataaaggtttcCGGAGGTTTGTACGGCTTCAGGAAGGCCGCCCTGAGTTTGGGGGCCTTCAGCTCCAGGAcctgctccctctgcctctgcAACGGCTCCAGCA GTATGAGAATCTCGTCGTAgctttggctgaaaacacaggtCCCAACAGCCCTGACCATCAACAGCTCACAC GGGCTGCCCGACTGATAAGTGAGACTGCCCAGAGAGTCCATACTATTGGTCAGAAACAGAAGAATGACCAGCACCTTCGGCGTGTCCAGGCTCTGCTCAGTGGACGCCAGGCAAAGGGGCTGACCTCAG GGCGCTGGTTCCTACGCCAGGGCTGGCTGTTGGTGGTGCCTCCCCATGGGGAGCCTCGGCCCCGCATGTTCTTCCTCTTCACTGATGTGCTCCTCATGGCCAAGCCTCGGCCTCCACTGCACCTGCTGCGGAGTGGCACCTTTGCCTGCAAGGCCCTCTACCCCATGGCCCAGTGTCATCTCAGCAGGGTCTTTGGCCACTCAGGAGGCCCTTGTGGTGGGTTACTCAGT CTGTCCTTCCCTCATGAGAAGCTACTGCTTATGTCCACAGACCAGGAGGAGCTGTCACGCTGGTACCACAGTCTGACTTGGGCTATCAG CAGCCAGAAAAACTAG
- the ARHGEF39 gene encoding rho guanine nucleotide exchange factor 39 isoform X2, producing the protein MELSCPGARCPVQEQRARWERKRACTARELLETERRYQEQLGLVATYFLGILKAKGTLRPPERQALFGSWELIYGASQELLPYLEGGCWGQGLEGFCRHLELYNQFAANSERSQTTLQEQLKKNKGFRRFVRLQEGRPEFGGLQLQDLLPLPLQRLQQYENLVVALAENTGPNSPDHQQLTRAARLISETAQRVHTIGQKQKNDQHLRRVQALLSGRQAKGLTSGRWFLRQGWLLVVPPHGEPRPRMFFLFTDVLLMAKPRPPLHLLRSGTFACKALYPMAQCHLSRVFGHSGGPCGGLLSLHGNSKGFSFSLDLSEPCAKRWSLSSCPSLMRSYCLCPQTRRSCHAGTTV; encoded by the exons ATGGAGCTCTCCTGCCCCGGTGCGCGGTGCCCGGTGCAAGAGCAGCGTGCCCGCTGGGAGCGGAAACGCGCCTGCACCGCCCGGGAGCTGCTAGAGACCGAGCGGCGCTACCAAGAACAGCTGGGGCTGGTGGCCACG TACTTTTTGGGGATCCTGAAAGCCAAGGGGACCCTGCGACCACCTGAGCGCCAGGCCCTGTTTGGCTCCTGGGAGCTCATCTACGGCGCCAGCCA GGAGCTGCTTCCCTACCTGGAAGGAGGATGCTGGGGCCAAGGGCTGGAGGGCTTCTGCCGCCACTTGGAGCTCTATAACCAATTTGCTGCCAACTCAGAGAGGTCCCAGACCACCCTGCAG GAGcagctaaagaaaaataaaggtttcCGGAGGTTTGTACGGCTTCAGGAAGGCCGCCCTGAGTTTGGGGGCCTTCAGCTCCAGGAcctgctccctctgcctctgcAACGGCTCCAGCA GTATGAGAATCTCGTCGTAgctttggctgaaaacacaggtCCCAACAGCCCTGACCATCAACAGCTCACAC GGGCTGCCCGACTGATAAGTGAGACTGCCCAGAGAGTCCATACTATTGGTCAGAAACAGAAGAATGACCAGCACCTTCGGCGTGTCCAGGCTCTGCTCAGTGGACGCCAGGCAAAGGGGCTGACCTCAG GGCGCTGGTTCCTACGCCAGGGCTGGCTGTTGGTGGTGCCTCCCCATGGGGAGCCTCGGCCCCGCATGTTCTTCCTCTTCACTGATGTGCTCCTCATGGCCAAGCCTCGGCCTCCACTGCACCTGCTGCGGAGTGGCACCTTTGCCTGCAAGGCCCTCTACCCCATGGCCCAGTGTCATCTCAGCAGGGTCTTTGGCCACTCAGGAGGCCCTTGTGGTGGGTTACTCAGT CTCCATGGAAACAGCAAGGGCTTCAGCTTTAGCCTGGACCTTTCTGAGCCATGCGCTAAGAGGTGGTCTCTCTCTAGCTGTCCTTCCCTCATGAGAAGCTACTGCTTATGTCCACAGACCAGGAGGAGCTGTCACGCTGGTACCACAGTCTGA
- the ARHGEF39 gene encoding rho guanine nucleotide exchange factor 39 isoform X6, whose amino-acid sequence MELSCPGARCPVQEQRARWERKRACTARELLETERRYQEQLGLVATYFLGILKAKGTLRPPERQALFGSWELIYGASQELLPYLEGGCWGQGLEGFCRHLELYNQFAANSERSQTTLQEQLKKNKGFRRFVRLQEGRPEFGGLQLQDLLPLPLQRLQQYENLVVALAENTGPNSPDHQQLTRAARLISETAQRVHTIGQKQKNDQHLRRVQALLSGRQAKGLTSGRWFLRQGWLLVVPPHGEPRPRMFFLFTDVLLMAKPRPPLHLLRSGTFACKALYPMAQCHLSRVFGHSGGPCGGLLSLSFPHEKLLLMSTDQEELSRWYHSLTWAISQKN is encoded by the exons ATGGAGCTCTCCTGCCCCGGTGCGCGGTGCCCGGTGCAAGAGCAGCGTGCCCGCTGGGAGCGGAAACGCGCCTGCACCGCCCGGGAGCTGCTAGAGACCGAGCGGCGCTACCAAGAACAGCTGGGGCTGGTGGCCACG TACTTTTTGGGGATCCTGAAAGCCAAGGGGACCCTGCGACCACCTGAGCGCCAGGCCCTGTTTGGCTCCTGGGAGCTCATCTACGGCGCCAGCCA GGAGCTGCTTCCCTACCTGGAAGGAGGATGCTGGGGCCAAGGGCTGGAGGGCTTCTGCCGCCACTTGGAGCTCTATAACCAATTTGCTGCCAACTCAGAGAGGTCCCAGACCACCCTGCAG GAGcagctaaagaaaaataaaggtttcCGGAGGTTTGTACGGCTTCAGGAAGGCCGCCCTGAGTTTGGGGGCCTTCAGCTCCAGGAcctgctccctctgcctctgcAACGGCTCCAGCA GTATGAGAATCTCGTCGTAgctttggctgaaaacacaggtCCCAACAGCCCTGACCATCAACAGCTCACAC GGGCTGCCCGACTGATAAGTGAGACTGCCCAGAGAGTCCATACTATTGGTCAGAAACAGAAGAATGACCAGCACCTTCGGCGTGTCCAGGCTCTGCTCAGTGGACGCCAGGCAAAGGGGCTGACCTCAG GGCGCTGGTTCCTACGCCAGGGCTGGCTGTTGGTGGTGCCTCCCCATGGGGAGCCTCGGCCCCGCATGTTCTTCCTCTTCACTGATGTGCTCCTCATGGCCAAGCCTCGGCCTCCACTGCACCTGCTGCGGAGTGGCACCTTTGCCTGCAAGGCCCTCTACCCCATGGCCCAGTGTCATCTCAGCAGGGTCTTTGGCCACTCAGGAGGCCCTTGTGGTGGGTTACTCAGT CTGTCCTTCCCTCATGAGAAGCTACTGCTTATGTCCACAGACCAGGAGGAGCTGTCACGCTGGTACCACAGTCTGACTTGGGCTATCAG CCAGAAAAACTAG
- the ARHGEF39 gene encoding rho guanine nucleotide exchange factor 39 isoform X8 — MELSCPGARCPVQEQRARWERKRACTARELLETERRYQEQLGLVATYFLGILKAKGTLRPPERQALFGSWELIYGASQELLPYLEGGCWGQGLEGFCRHLELYNQFAANSERSQTTLQEQLKKNKGFRRFVRLQEGRPEFGGLQLQDLLPLPLQRLQQYENLVVALAENTGPNSPDHQQLTRRWFLRQGWLLVVPPHGEPRPRMFFLFTDVLLMAKPRPPLHLLRSGTFACKALYPMAQCHLSRVFGHSGGPCGGLLSLHGNSKGFSFSLDLSEPCAKRWSLSSCPSLMRSYCLCPQTRRSCHAGTTV, encoded by the exons ATGGAGCTCTCCTGCCCCGGTGCGCGGTGCCCGGTGCAAGAGCAGCGTGCCCGCTGGGAGCGGAAACGCGCCTGCACCGCCCGGGAGCTGCTAGAGACCGAGCGGCGCTACCAAGAACAGCTGGGGCTGGTGGCCACG TACTTTTTGGGGATCCTGAAAGCCAAGGGGACCCTGCGACCACCTGAGCGCCAGGCCCTGTTTGGCTCCTGGGAGCTCATCTACGGCGCCAGCCA GGAGCTGCTTCCCTACCTGGAAGGAGGATGCTGGGGCCAAGGGCTGGAGGGCTTCTGCCGCCACTTGGAGCTCTATAACCAATTTGCTGCCAACTCAGAGAGGTCCCAGACCACCCTGCAG GAGcagctaaagaaaaataaaggtttcCGGAGGTTTGTACGGCTTCAGGAAGGCCGCCCTGAGTTTGGGGGCCTTCAGCTCCAGGAcctgctccctctgcctctgcAACGGCTCCAGCA GTATGAGAATCTCGTCGTAgctttggctgaaaacacaggtCCCAACAGCCCTGACCATCAACAGCTCACAC GGCGCTGGTTCCTACGCCAGGGCTGGCTGTTGGTGGTGCCTCCCCATGGGGAGCCTCGGCCCCGCATGTTCTTCCTCTTCACTGATGTGCTCCTCATGGCCAAGCCTCGGCCTCCACTGCACCTGCTGCGGAGTGGCACCTTTGCCTGCAAGGCCCTCTACCCCATGGCCCAGTGTCATCTCAGCAGGGTCTTTGGCCACTCAGGAGGCCCTTGTGGTGGGTTACTCAGT CTCCATGGAAACAGCAAGGGCTTCAGCTTTAGCCTGGACCTTTCTGAGCCATGCGCTAAGAGGTGGTCTCTCTCTAGCTGTCCTTCCCTCATGAGAAGCTACTGCTTATGTCCACAGACCAGGAGGAGCTGTCACGCTGGTACCACAGTCTGA
- the ARHGEF39 gene encoding rho guanine nucleotide exchange factor 39 isoform X10 translates to MELSCPGARCPVQEQRARWERKRACTARELLETERRYQEQLGLVATYFLGILKAKGTLRPPERQALFGSWELIYGASQELLPYLEGGCWGQGLEGFCRHLELYNQFAANSERSQTTLQEQLKKNKGFRRFVRLQEGRPEFGGLQLQDLLPLPLQRLQQYENLVVALAENTGPNSPDHQQLTRRWFLRQGWLLVVPPHGEPRPRMFFLFTDVLLMAKPRPPLHLLRSGTFACKALYPMAQCHLSRVFGHSGGPCGGLLSLSFPHEKLLLMSTDQEELSRWYHSLTWAISSQKN, encoded by the exons ATGGAGCTCTCCTGCCCCGGTGCGCGGTGCCCGGTGCAAGAGCAGCGTGCCCGCTGGGAGCGGAAACGCGCCTGCACCGCCCGGGAGCTGCTAGAGACCGAGCGGCGCTACCAAGAACAGCTGGGGCTGGTGGCCACG TACTTTTTGGGGATCCTGAAAGCCAAGGGGACCCTGCGACCACCTGAGCGCCAGGCCCTGTTTGGCTCCTGGGAGCTCATCTACGGCGCCAGCCA GGAGCTGCTTCCCTACCTGGAAGGAGGATGCTGGGGCCAAGGGCTGGAGGGCTTCTGCCGCCACTTGGAGCTCTATAACCAATTTGCTGCCAACTCAGAGAGGTCCCAGACCACCCTGCAG GAGcagctaaagaaaaataaaggtttcCGGAGGTTTGTACGGCTTCAGGAAGGCCGCCCTGAGTTTGGGGGCCTTCAGCTCCAGGAcctgctccctctgcctctgcAACGGCTCCAGCA GTATGAGAATCTCGTCGTAgctttggctgaaaacacaggtCCCAACAGCCCTGACCATCAACAGCTCACAC GGCGCTGGTTCCTACGCCAGGGCTGGCTGTTGGTGGTGCCTCCCCATGGGGAGCCTCGGCCCCGCATGTTCTTCCTCTTCACTGATGTGCTCCTCATGGCCAAGCCTCGGCCTCCACTGCACCTGCTGCGGAGTGGCACCTTTGCCTGCAAGGCCCTCTACCCCATGGCCCAGTGTCATCTCAGCAGGGTCTTTGGCCACTCAGGAGGCCCTTGTGGTGGGTTACTCAGT CTGTCCTTCCCTCATGAGAAGCTACTGCTTATGTCCACAGACCAGGAGGAGCTGTCACGCTGGTACCACAGTCTGACTTGGGCTATCAG CAGCCAGAAAAACTAG
- the ARHGEF39 gene encoding rho guanine nucleotide exchange factor 39 isoform X7, with translation MELSCPGARCPVQEQRARWERKRACTARELLETERRYQEQLGLVATYFLGILKAKGTLRPPERQALFGSWELIYGASQELLPYLEGGCWGQGLEGFCRHLELYNQFAANSERSQTTLQEQLKKNKGFRRFVRLQEGRPEFGGLQLQDLLPLPLQRLQQYENLVVALAENTGPNSPDHQQLTPAPEQQRSHPPGRWFLRQGWLLVVPPHGEPRPRMFFLFTDVLLMAKPRPPLHLLRSGTFACKALYPMAQCHLSRVFGHSGGPCGGLLSLHGNSKGFSFSLDLSEPCAKRWSLSSCPSLMRSYCLCPQTRRSCHAGTTV, from the exons ATGGAGCTCTCCTGCCCCGGTGCGCGGTGCCCGGTGCAAGAGCAGCGTGCCCGCTGGGAGCGGAAACGCGCCTGCACCGCCCGGGAGCTGCTAGAGACCGAGCGGCGCTACCAAGAACAGCTGGGGCTGGTGGCCACG TACTTTTTGGGGATCCTGAAAGCCAAGGGGACCCTGCGACCACCTGAGCGCCAGGCCCTGTTTGGCTCCTGGGAGCTCATCTACGGCGCCAGCCA GGAGCTGCTTCCCTACCTGGAAGGAGGATGCTGGGGCCAAGGGCTGGAGGGCTTCTGCCGCCACTTGGAGCTCTATAACCAATTTGCTGCCAACTCAGAGAGGTCCCAGACCACCCTGCAG GAGcagctaaagaaaaataaaggtttcCGGAGGTTTGTACGGCTTCAGGAAGGCCGCCCTGAGTTTGGGGGCCTTCAGCTCCAGGAcctgctccctctgcctctgcAACGGCTCCAGCA GTATGAGAATCTCGTCGTAgctttggctgaaaacacaggtCCCAACAGCCCTGACCATCAACAGCTCACAC CTGCACCAGAACAACAGCGCTCCCATCCCCCAGGGCGCTGGTTCCTACGCCAGGGCTGGCTGTTGGTGGTGCCTCCCCATGGGGAGCCTCGGCCCCGCATGTTCTTCCTCTTCACTGATGTGCTCCTCATGGCCAAGCCTCGGCCTCCACTGCACCTGCTGCGGAGTGGCACCTTTGCCTGCAAGGCCCTCTACCCCATGGCCCAGTGTCATCTCAGCAGGGTCTTTGGCCACTCAGGAGGCCCTTGTGGTGGGTTACTCAGT CTCCATGGAAACAGCAAGGGCTTCAGCTTTAGCCTGGACCTTTCTGAGCCATGCGCTAAGAGGTGGTCTCTCTCTAGCTGTCCTTCCCTCATGAGAAGCTACTGCTTATGTCCACAGACCAGGAGGAGCTGTCACGCTGGTACCACAGTCTGA
- the ARHGEF39 gene encoding rho guanine nucleotide exchange factor 39 isoform X9 codes for MELSCPGARCPVQEQRARWERKRACTARELLETERRYQEQLGLVATYFLGILKAKGTLRPPERQALFGSWELIYGASQELLPYLEGGCWGQGLEGFCRHLELYNQFAANSERSQTTLQEQLKKNKGFRRFVRLQEGRPEFGGLQLQDLLPLPLQRLQQYENLVVALAENTGPNSPDHQQLTPAPEQQRSHPPGRWFLRQGWLLVVPPHGEPRPRMFFLFTDVLLMAKPRPPLHLLRSGTFACKALYPMAQCHLSRVFGHSGGPCGGLLSLSFPHEKLLLMSTDQEELSRWYHSLTWAISSQKN; via the exons ATGGAGCTCTCCTGCCCCGGTGCGCGGTGCCCGGTGCAAGAGCAGCGTGCCCGCTGGGAGCGGAAACGCGCCTGCACCGCCCGGGAGCTGCTAGAGACCGAGCGGCGCTACCAAGAACAGCTGGGGCTGGTGGCCACG TACTTTTTGGGGATCCTGAAAGCCAAGGGGACCCTGCGACCACCTGAGCGCCAGGCCCTGTTTGGCTCCTGGGAGCTCATCTACGGCGCCAGCCA GGAGCTGCTTCCCTACCTGGAAGGAGGATGCTGGGGCCAAGGGCTGGAGGGCTTCTGCCGCCACTTGGAGCTCTATAACCAATTTGCTGCCAACTCAGAGAGGTCCCAGACCACCCTGCAG GAGcagctaaagaaaaataaaggtttcCGGAGGTTTGTACGGCTTCAGGAAGGCCGCCCTGAGTTTGGGGGCCTTCAGCTCCAGGAcctgctccctctgcctctgcAACGGCTCCAGCA GTATGAGAATCTCGTCGTAgctttggctgaaaacacaggtCCCAACAGCCCTGACCATCAACAGCTCACAC CTGCACCAGAACAACAGCGCTCCCATCCCCCAGGGCGCTGGTTCCTACGCCAGGGCTGGCTGTTGGTGGTGCCTCCCCATGGGGAGCCTCGGCCCCGCATGTTCTTCCTCTTCACTGATGTGCTCCTCATGGCCAAGCCTCGGCCTCCACTGCACCTGCTGCGGAGTGGCACCTTTGCCTGCAAGGCCCTCTACCCCATGGCCCAGTGTCATCTCAGCAGGGTCTTTGGCCACTCAGGAGGCCCTTGTGGTGGGTTACTCAGT CTGTCCTTCCCTCATGAGAAGCTACTGCTTATGTCCACAGACCAGGAGGAGCTGTCACGCTGGTACCACAGTCTGACTTGGGCTATCAG CAGCCAGAAAAACTAG
- the ARHGEF39 gene encoding rho guanine nucleotide exchange factor 39 isoform X3, with product MELSCPGARCPVQEQRARWERKRACTARELLETERRYQEQLGLVATYFLGILKAKGTLRPPERQALFGSWELIYGASQELLPYLEGGCWGQGLEGFCRHLELYNQFAANSERSQTTLQEQLKKNKGFRRFVRLQEGRPEFGGLQLQDLLPLPLQRLQQYENLVVALAENTGPNSPDHQQLTRAARLISETAQRVHTIGQKQKNDQHLRRVQALLSGRQAKGLTSAAPEQQRSHPPGRWFLRQGWLLVVPPHGEPRPRMFFLFTDVLLMAKPRPPLHLLRSGTFACKALYPMAQCHLSRVFGHSGGPCGGLLSLSFPHEKLLLMSTDQEELSRWYHSLTWAISSQKN from the exons ATGGAGCTCTCCTGCCCCGGTGCGCGGTGCCCGGTGCAAGAGCAGCGTGCCCGCTGGGAGCGGAAACGCGCCTGCACCGCCCGGGAGCTGCTAGAGACCGAGCGGCGCTACCAAGAACAGCTGGGGCTGGTGGCCACG TACTTTTTGGGGATCCTGAAAGCCAAGGGGACCCTGCGACCACCTGAGCGCCAGGCCCTGTTTGGCTCCTGGGAGCTCATCTACGGCGCCAGCCA GGAGCTGCTTCCCTACCTGGAAGGAGGATGCTGGGGCCAAGGGCTGGAGGGCTTCTGCCGCCACTTGGAGCTCTATAACCAATTTGCTGCCAACTCAGAGAGGTCCCAGACCACCCTGCAG GAGcagctaaagaaaaataaaggtttcCGGAGGTTTGTACGGCTTCAGGAAGGCCGCCCTGAGTTTGGGGGCCTTCAGCTCCAGGAcctgctccctctgcctctgcAACGGCTCCAGCA GTATGAGAATCTCGTCGTAgctttggctgaaaacacaggtCCCAACAGCCCTGACCATCAACAGCTCACAC GGGCTGCCCGACTGATAAGTGAGACTGCCCAGAGAGTCCATACTATTGGTCAGAAACAGAAGAATGACCAGCACCTTCGGCGTGTCCAGGCTCTGCTCAGTGGACGCCAGGCAAAGGGGCTGACCTCAG CTGCACCAGAACAACAGCGCTCCCATCCCCCAGGGCGCTGGTTCCTACGCCAGGGCTGGCTGTTGGTGGTGCCTCCCCATGGGGAGCCTCGGCCCCGCATGTTCTTCCTCTTCACTGATGTGCTCCTCATGGCCAAGCCTCGGCCTCCACTGCACCTGCTGCGGAGTGGCACCTTTGCCTGCAAGGCCCTCTACCCCATGGCCCAGTGTCATCTCAGCAGGGTCTTTGGCCACTCAGGAGGCCCTTGTGGTGGGTTACTCAGT CTGTCCTTCCCTCATGAGAAGCTACTGCTTATGTCCACAGACCAGGAGGAGCTGTCACGCTGGTACCACAGTCTGACTTGGGCTATCAG CAGCCAGAAAAACTAG
- the ARHGEF39 gene encoding rho guanine nucleotide exchange factor 39 isoform X4 — translation MELSCPGARCPVQEQRARWERKRACTARELLETERRYQEQLGLVATYFLGILKAKGTLRPPERQALFGSWELIYGASQELLPYLEGGCWGQGLEGFCRHLELYNQFAANSERSQTTLQEQLKKNKGFRRFVRLQEGRPEFGGLQLQDLLPLPLQRLQQYENLVVALAENTGPNSPDHQQLTRAARLISETAQRVHTIGQKQKNDQHLRRVQALLSGRQAKGLTSAAPEQQRSHPPGRWFLRQGWLLVVPPHGEPRPRMFFLFTDVLLMAKPRPPLHLLRSGTFACKALYPMAQCHLSRVFGHSGGPCGGLLSLSFPHEKLLLMSTDQEELSRWYHSLTWAISQKN, via the exons ATGGAGCTCTCCTGCCCCGGTGCGCGGTGCCCGGTGCAAGAGCAGCGTGCCCGCTGGGAGCGGAAACGCGCCTGCACCGCCCGGGAGCTGCTAGAGACCGAGCGGCGCTACCAAGAACAGCTGGGGCTGGTGGCCACG TACTTTTTGGGGATCCTGAAAGCCAAGGGGACCCTGCGACCACCTGAGCGCCAGGCCCTGTTTGGCTCCTGGGAGCTCATCTACGGCGCCAGCCA GGAGCTGCTTCCCTACCTGGAAGGAGGATGCTGGGGCCAAGGGCTGGAGGGCTTCTGCCGCCACTTGGAGCTCTATAACCAATTTGCTGCCAACTCAGAGAGGTCCCAGACCACCCTGCAG GAGcagctaaagaaaaataaaggtttcCGGAGGTTTGTACGGCTTCAGGAAGGCCGCCCTGAGTTTGGGGGCCTTCAGCTCCAGGAcctgctccctctgcctctgcAACGGCTCCAGCA GTATGAGAATCTCGTCGTAgctttggctgaaaacacaggtCCCAACAGCCCTGACCATCAACAGCTCACAC GGGCTGCCCGACTGATAAGTGAGACTGCCCAGAGAGTCCATACTATTGGTCAGAAACAGAAGAATGACCAGCACCTTCGGCGTGTCCAGGCTCTGCTCAGTGGACGCCAGGCAAAGGGGCTGACCTCAG CTGCACCAGAACAACAGCGCTCCCATCCCCCAGGGCGCTGGTTCCTACGCCAGGGCTGGCTGTTGGTGGTGCCTCCCCATGGGGAGCCTCGGCCCCGCATGTTCTTCCTCTTCACTGATGTGCTCCTCATGGCCAAGCCTCGGCCTCCACTGCACCTGCTGCGGAGTGGCACCTTTGCCTGCAAGGCCCTCTACCCCATGGCCCAGTGTCATCTCAGCAGGGTCTTTGGCCACTCAGGAGGCCCTTGTGGTGGGTTACTCAGT CTGTCCTTCCCTCATGAGAAGCTACTGCTTATGTCCACAGACCAGGAGGAGCTGTCACGCTGGTACCACAGTCTGACTTGGGCTATCAG CCAGAAAAACTAG